One stretch of Tepidibacter hydrothermalis DNA includes these proteins:
- a CDS encoding IS3 family transposase: MSKITFSKDNIERLNKNPYVKRVSEKSITYSDEFKIMFIEEYLRGSTPRTIFIDAGFDVEILGVKRYEQAAARWIKAYKKDGIIGLSDTRRVNSGRPSNAPVSKDDIISKQEAKIKLLEEQLELLKKLDVTERRLVNNCVNLTNNEVYELILKTVSKKDYSGTVSYCCSILGVSRSGYYHYLKTAPSRTIRENEDLKARDIILKAYNYRGYKKGSRSIKMTLENEFGIIYSRKKIQRIMRKYSIVCPIRKANPYRRIAKATKEHRVVPNLLQRNFKQGIPGKVLLTDITYIPYGINKMAYLSAIKDSSSNDILAYHVSDRITLDIATITIKKLVNTHKADLHDEAFIHSDQGVHYTSPKFQKLLKSHNLGQSMSRRGNCWDNAPQESFFGHMKDEVDFKTCSTLEEVINKVDNYMDYYNNYRCQWGLKKMTPKQFRNH, translated from the coding sequence ATGAGTAAAATTACATTTTCAAAAGACAATATTGAAAGATTAAATAAGAACCCTTATGTAAAGCGCGTTAGCGAGAAGTCAATAACATACTCTGACGAGTTTAAAATAATGTTTATTGAGGAGTATTTAAGAGGAAGCACACCACGAACTATTTTCATTGATGCTGGATTTGACGTTGAAATACTTGGTGTCAAGCGCTATGAACAGGCGGCAGCCAGATGGATAAAAGCGTACAAGAAAGATGGAATTATAGGATTAAGTGATACTAGAAGAGTGAATTCAGGCAGACCAAGTAATGCTCCAGTTTCAAAGGACGATATTATTAGCAAACAAGAAGCTAAAATAAAACTGCTTGAGGAACAATTAGAATTGCTAAAAAAGCTCGACGTGACAGAAAGGAGGCTGGTAAACAACTGCGTAAATCTAACAAATAATGAAGTATATGAGTTAATTTTAAAGACTGTGTCTAAAAAAGATTATTCAGGCACAGTTTCTTATTGCTGCTCAATTTTAGGGGTTTCACGTTCAGGTTATTATCATTATTTAAAGACAGCACCTTCTAGAACTATAAGGGAGAATGAAGATTTAAAAGCTAGAGATATTATATTAAAGGCTTATAATTATAGAGGTTATAAGAAAGGTTCTAGATCAATTAAAATGACACTAGAAAATGAGTTTGGTATTATATACAGTAGAAAAAAAATCCAAAGGATTATGCGAAAATACAGTATAGTATGTCCTATAAGAAAAGCCAATCCGTATAGAAGAATAGCCAAAGCGACAAAAGAACATAGAGTAGTACCTAATCTGCTACAGAGAAATTTCAAACAGGGTATTCCTGGCAAGGTGCTACTTACTGATATCACATACATCCCTTACGGGATAAATAAAATGGCATATTTATCAGCTATCAAAGATAGCTCTAGTAACGATATTCTAGCATATCATGTATCTGATCGAATTACTTTAGATATAGCTACAATTACAATTAAAAAATTAGTTAATACACATAAAGCTGATTTACATGATGAAGCTTTTATCCATTCTGACCAAGGGGTCCACTATACAAGCCCTAAATTCCAAAAATTACTAAAAAGCCATAATCTAGGACAATCCATGTCTAGACGTGGTAACTGCTGGGATAATGCACCTCAAGAATCCTTCTTTGGTCATATGAAGGATGAAGTAGATTTCAAAACATGTTCTACACTTGAAGAAGTAATTAATAAAGTTGATAATTACATGGATTACTATAATAATTATAGATGTCAATGGGGATTAAAAAAGATGACTCCTAAACAATTTAGAAATCATTAA